A single genomic interval of Chitinophaga sp. 180180018-3 harbors:
- a CDS encoding TonB-dependent receptor, which translates to MSKINRIILPVCLTAATVFNAAAQAPDRKKATEDSLWNISLQDVTVTSNGLNNKIKNLASTVNIINSKQIKELGIQSVGDAIRLIPGANYQDEDGRGLKPGIGLRGLDPGRNGYVVVLVDGKIPLGQSYGQLGAYYMLPIASLERIEVIKGASPVLYGAGSIGGVINLITKKGQGAPNASASLEYGSYNYFNGNASAYGDNGKFNYYLNYNRRQGDGFRTSRSAFNTNDVTFRVGAKLDSTNELSVSGNVYTEDAETPGGLSEQQYKENYRQSVNPYDQFYAQRYSTAITYKKTIDATNNISLSVFANYFKRNWWYDTKREKKSILGDLRDIFTGGAVLEYNRTNKLLGFDNSLIVGLKYLGDQTNSIKVMGDNPLQHTGKTTFSTTIPTNVMEGYIQNEIHFSDKISFTPGLRYTAINYGQNDYMTGVKTNTESHILIYSFGLLYKPVERFRIYSTVSKGYNPPVLYAALDPGTVKNGNNLGAETSNNYEIGIRTTPVNWLDMSLSGYILDFNHKLTEEGGVYTNAGKALHRGVEFELSVLPAKGLRLYTTAAIQKATFNDGPNKGNLLPYAPKEMFTVGAKYQTGVGKGELIANVYNTFTGKQYNDALNTEAPSADGSNGAVPSYNLLNLSVNYNWNKWGVSLTVNNLLNERYFTHRYDFWGGIFPGAPTTVTGGISYRIHR; encoded by the coding sequence ATGTCTAAGATCAACCGCATCATCCTTCCGGTTTGCCTTACCGCTGCCACTGTTTTCAATGCCGCCGCCCAGGCGCCCGACCGGAAGAAGGCCACAGAAGATAGTTTATGGAATATATCGCTGCAAGACGTGACCGTTACTTCCAACGGTCTCAATAATAAGATCAAAAATCTGGCAAGCACTGTCAATATTATCAATAGTAAACAAATCAAAGAACTGGGTATTCAATCGGTGGGCGATGCTATCCGCCTGATCCCAGGCGCCAATTACCAGGATGAAGACGGCCGCGGCCTGAAGCCTGGTATTGGATTACGTGGACTGGACCCGGGAAGGAATGGATATGTAGTGGTATTGGTAGATGGAAAAATCCCCCTGGGGCAAAGCTACGGTCAGCTGGGTGCTTATTACATGTTGCCCATTGCTTCCCTGGAACGTATTGAGGTGATCAAAGGTGCGTCACCCGTATTATATGGTGCCGGCTCCATAGGAGGCGTTATTAACCTGATCACCAAAAAAGGACAGGGAGCGCCCAATGCATCCGCCAGCCTGGAATACGGTAGCTACAACTATTTCAACGGAAATGCATCTGCCTATGGAGATAATGGTAAGTTCAATTATTATCTGAACTACAACCGCCGCCAGGGCGATGGATTCCGTACCAGCCGCTCCGCATTTAATACCAACGATGTTACTTTCAGAGTAGGAGCGAAGCTCGATTCCACCAATGAGCTTTCTGTTTCCGGAAATGTTTATACAGAAGATGCAGAAACGCCAGGAGGGCTTTCTGAGCAGCAATATAAAGAGAACTACCGCCAGAGCGTAAATCCCTATGATCAGTTTTATGCACAGCGCTATTCTACCGCCATTACCTACAAAAAGACCATTGACGCCACTAACAACATCTCTCTTTCTGTTTTCGCCAATTACTTTAAGCGAAACTGGTGGTACGATACCAAACGCGAGAAAAAATCCATTCTCGGCGATCTGCGGGATATCTTCACCGGTGGCGCAGTGCTGGAGTATAACAGAACCAACAAGCTCCTGGGATTCGATAACTCGCTGATCGTGGGCCTGAAATACCTCGGCGACCAGACCAACAGCATCAAAGTGATGGGAGATAATCCCTTGCAGCATACAGGTAAAACAACGTTCTCTACTACCATTCCCACGAACGTAATGGAAGGCTATATCCAGAATGAAATTCATTTCTCTGATAAGATCAGCTTCACACCCGGGTTGCGATATACCGCTATCAACTATGGACAAAACGACTATATGACTGGTGTGAAAACCAATACAGAAAGTCATATCCTCATATATTCGTTCGGGTTATTGTACAAGCCGGTAGAGCGCTTCAGGATATACAGTACTGTTTCCAAAGGCTACAATCCCCCGGTGTTATATGCAGCCCTGGATCCCGGAACGGTGAAGAATGGAAACAATTTGGGCGCGGAAACCTCCAATAACTATGAAATAGGTATCCGTACTACACCGGTGAACTGGCTGGATATGAGCCTGAGCGGGTACATACTGGATTTCAACCACAAGCTGACCGAAGAGGGAGGTGTTTATACCAATGCAGGCAAAGCCCTGCACAGAGGTGTGGAGTTTGAACTGAGTGTATTGCCTGCCAAAGGGTTGCGCCTGTACACCACAGCAGCCATTCAGAAAGCTACTTTCAACGATGGGCCTAACAAAGGAAACTTACTCCCGTATGCTCCTAAGGAAATGTTCACAGTAGGGGCAAAATATCAGACAGGTGTTGGGAAGGGTGAGCTGATCGCCAATGTATACAATACTTTCACGGGTAAGCAATACAACGATGCGCTGAATACCGAAGCGCCAAGCGCTGATGGTAGTAATGGAGCCGTTCCATCGTACAATCTGCTGAATCTTTCTGTTAACTATAACTGGAATAAATGGGGCGTAAGTCTGACGGTGAACAACCTGTTGAATGAACGCTATTTTACGCACAGGTATGACTTCTGGGGTGGTATATTCCCGGGGGCTCCAACAACGGTAACAGGAGGTATATCTTATCGCATTCATCGCTAG
- a CDS encoding RICIN domain-containing protein, with the protein MKLFPLLSLTIIIAFSDRCFSQVISGTFAIRNAETGVVLRIKDADTRNGTPVVAYSPVNWKCVTWDFRKIEGNIYQLANLYSGKSLQPKQSVPAEGTALEEQPLVSGKGDQQFEFIPAGNDSYLIRAKGTALYLAPSDNKGTVNAPIVLTGKSDSKLLRWTLKEQHPEM; encoded by the coding sequence ATGAAACTGTTTCCACTGCTGTCACTGACTATTATCATTGCTTTTTCCGACCGCTGTTTTTCGCAGGTCATCTCTGGTACGTTCGCCATCCGGAATGCGGAAACTGGCGTGGTACTTCGTATTAAAGATGCCGATACCCGGAATGGAACGCCTGTGGTGGCCTATTCACCAGTTAACTGGAAATGTGTTACCTGGGATTTCAGGAAGATAGAAGGAAATATATACCAGCTGGCTAATCTCTATTCAGGTAAGTCGCTGCAGCCTAAACAGTCTGTTCCGGCTGAGGGTACCGCCCTGGAAGAACAACCACTGGTCAGCGGTAAGGGCGATCAGCAGTTCGAATTTATCCCCGCCGGAAATGATAGTTACCTGATCAGGGCGAAAGGAACAGCGCTGTACCTCGCGCCTTCAGATAATAAAGGAACAGTGAATGCTCCTATCGTTCTTACAGGCAAAAGTGATTCAAAGTTGCTGCGATGGACATTGAAGGAACAGCATCCCGAAATGTAA
- a CDS encoding DUF1259 domain-containing protein — protein sequence MTRSNPCFLSSLLLITLLAVACNHLENGIEVVAVHNHMVHEQPRIFFLHYWGTGTAEKLAKGLKAALNQTGGVTNSRTNVSGYTGFTLFPRYLLPWLPDSSYKSYDRPPDMITLATLHRMIPKARMRMSLSVNN from the coding sequence ATGACGCGCTCGAATCCATGTTTTCTTTCTTCATTGTTACTGATAACTTTACTGGCGGTGGCCTGTAATCATCTGGAGAACGGAATTGAAGTAGTGGCAGTGCATAACCACATGGTACATGAACAACCCCGCATTTTTTTCCTGCATTACTGGGGAACCGGTACTGCTGAAAAATTGGCTAAAGGGTTGAAAGCTGCGTTGAACCAGACAGGGGGCGTCACCAATAGCCGAACTAACGTATCCGGCTATACGGGATTTACATTATTTCCTCGTTATTTATTACCCTGGTTGCCGGATTCATCCTATAAAAGTTATGACAGACCACCGGATATGATTACTTTAGCAACGCTGCACCGGATGATACCAAAAGCCCGGATGCGAATGAGCCTTTCTGTAAATAACTAA
- a CDS encoding FecR domain-containing protein → MNEHEHIQVDLLLIGRYLAGEAQPEEAIAVDKWREQTVENERTFNEYSRLWAGAAEGQSYSLPDRNRKWEQLKTGLEESNQPAKRRLPQSLKIAAGVLLMVGATLLAWFMLRQPPAGSDQLLSAVGGMRTDTLADKSVITLTANSCLTVHNGFATNSRNVSLNGEGYFSVTPLQGTPFVVNVDKLRIEVLGTSFNIWQDTGTVTVTVNSGAVKLTAAGASLIVAAGRAAVYDKRNDQLSFLATADPNVYAYATGAMYFYNAPMSEVKKVLEKTYNIRIVFENSLLANCRINTEFNHQPLQEVLNVIAASLGIKYRSSGNIVYFSGDECR, encoded by the coding sequence GTGAATGAGCACGAGCACATACAAGTAGATCTGCTGCTGATTGGCAGGTACCTGGCGGGAGAAGCCCAGCCGGAAGAGGCTATTGCTGTGGATAAGTGGCGGGAACAAACAGTGGAAAACGAGCGCACCTTTAACGAGTACTCCCGCTTATGGGCCGGGGCTGCGGAAGGCCAGTCTTATTCGCTGCCAGACCGTAACCGTAAATGGGAGCAGCTAAAAACAGGACTGGAAGAAAGTAATCAGCCAGCCAAACGCCGGTTGCCCCAGAGCCTGAAAATAGCTGCGGGCGTATTACTAATGGTGGGCGCCACCCTGCTTGCCTGGTTCATGCTCAGGCAGCCACCTGCAGGTAGCGACCAGCTACTGAGTGCGGTCGGAGGGATGCGTACTGATACGCTGGCAGACAAGTCGGTAATTACGTTAACGGCAAACAGCTGCTTGACTGTTCACAACGGATTTGCCACCAACAGCAGAAATGTATCGCTTAACGGCGAAGGCTATTTTTCCGTGACGCCGCTGCAGGGGACTCCTTTCGTGGTGAATGTTGACAAGCTCAGAATAGAAGTACTTGGCACTTCCTTCAATATATGGCAGGATACGGGAACAGTAACCGTAACGGTCAACAGTGGGGCTGTGAAGCTGACCGCAGCCGGGGCCAGCCTGATTGTAGCGGCAGGCCGGGCTGCTGTTTACGACAAACGCAATGATCAGCTGAGCTTCCTGGCAACCGCAGATCCTAACGTTTACGCCTACGCCACAGGGGCTATGTATTTCTACAATGCCCCGATGAGTGAGGTGAAGAAGGTATTGGAAAAAACATACAATATCAGGATTGTATTTGAAAACAGCCTGCTGGCAAATTGCAGGATTAATACAGAATTTAATCATCAGCCGTTGCAGGAGGTGCTGAATGTCATCGCCGCTTCGCTTGGTATAAAATATAGGTCTTCAGGTAATATTGTGTATTTTTCCGGAGATGAGTGCAGATAA
- a CDS encoding chromate resistance protein ChrB domain-containing protein, with protein MKWITRERPKIDRLACPWLIRRFVDPEAIFIYVPFEQVLARAEAEVAIPFDIAGVEYTHYEDQCTFDFIIKKHNITDPAVHIMAPIVRGADTDRHDLAGQASGLWAISAGMAYNESNDQALLEKGMMLYDALYSWAKYLQNVKHTQQPFENQLLDIFKKFLQQEKDNRRIPGWAKELKEIIQDQIDTNLNLNLKGLSETLQVHPAYLSREFSKYFDDLSFGDYIRKLRIDKAVQLLSTTNHSMTEIAYLTGFSDQSHFTRIFKKYMGKSPSAYKKELVKSKKQAKP; from the coding sequence ATGAAGTGGATTACCCGCGAACGACCAAAGATAGACCGGCTCGCCTGCCCCTGGCTTATCAGAAGATTTGTAGACCCGGAGGCGATTTTTATCTATGTTCCCTTTGAACAGGTGCTAGCACGGGCTGAAGCGGAAGTGGCGATTCCTTTTGATATTGCGGGCGTTGAATATACACACTATGAAGATCAGTGTACATTCGACTTTATTATAAAGAAACACAACATAACAGACCCGGCTGTTCATATCATGGCCCCTATTGTAAGAGGTGCGGACACAGACCGTCACGACCTTGCCGGCCAGGCATCGGGATTATGGGCCATCTCCGCGGGTATGGCCTATAATGAATCCAATGATCAGGCTTTATTGGAAAAAGGGATGATGCTATACGATGCTCTTTACAGCTGGGCGAAATACCTGCAAAACGTAAAGCACACGCAGCAGCCATTTGAAAATCAGCTGCTGGACATCTTCAAAAAATTTCTTCAACAGGAAAAAGATAACCGGAGGATCCCCGGCTGGGCCAAAGAGTTGAAAGAGATCATCCAGGATCAAATCGATACCAACCTGAATCTAAACCTGAAAGGTTTATCGGAAACCCTTCAGGTGCATCCGGCCTATTTATCCCGCGAATTTTCCAAGTACTTTGATGACCTGTCGTTCGGGGATTATATACGTAAGCTCAGGATAGATAAAGCCGTTCAGCTTTTAAGTACTACGAATCATTCTATGACTGAAATCGCTTATCTGACCGGGTTTTCCGACCAGAGCCATTTTACCCGTATCTTTAAAAAGTACATGGGCAAAAGTCCATCTGCCTACAAAAAAGAATTAGTGAAAAGTAAAAAACAGGCCAAACCTTAG
- a CDS encoding amino acid permease, giving the protein MKSTNQQPAEQKLKRGLQNRHIQLIALGGAIGTGLFLGIGPAVVQAGPSVILGYALAGVIAFFIMRQLGEMVVEEPVSGSFSHFAYKYWGNFPGFASGWNYWLLYILVSMSELTAIGVYVQFWWPEVPLWASSLFFYIAINALNLSSVKVYGEAEFWFSIIKVIAIVSMIIFGTYLLFSGTGGPQATIQNLWNDGGFFPKGLFHKTANGGYEGLFAALALIMFSFGGLELIGITAAEADQPEKTIPKATNQVIYRILIFYVGALIILFSLSPWKNITTDSSPFVMVFESLKGFQFVFFGKTVYFTSLIANVLNLIVLTAALSVYNSCVYSNSRMLYGLAVQGNAPRFLSELNKNKVPVKAIVVSALFVAICILVNKLIPKKALEVLMSLVVSTLIVNWLMISIVHLKFKKHKKEAGVGTRFPSFIYPVSNYICLIFLTGILVLMWITGMSLHVEMIPVWLLFLYICHTIANRVKSAKAVEIE; this is encoded by the coding sequence TTGAAATCAACAAATCAACAACCAGCAGAGCAAAAGCTCAAGAGAGGATTACAAAACAGACATATTCAGTTAATTGCCCTGGGTGGCGCCATTGGTACAGGCCTGTTCCTCGGAATAGGTCCGGCGGTAGTGCAGGCAGGACCCTCTGTAATACTGGGCTATGCCCTTGCCGGCGTGATTGCTTTTTTTATCATGCGTCAGTTAGGAGAAATGGTGGTAGAAGAGCCTGTTTCCGGAAGTTTCAGCCATTTTGCCTATAAATATTGGGGGAATTTCCCGGGATTTGCTTCCGGATGGAACTACTGGCTGCTTTATATTCTGGTGAGTATGTCGGAGTTGACAGCGATCGGGGTGTATGTGCAGTTCTGGTGGCCGGAGGTACCTTTATGGGCATCCAGTCTTTTCTTTTATATAGCTATCAATGCCCTGAACCTCAGTTCTGTAAAGGTTTACGGAGAAGCAGAATTCTGGTTTTCCATCATCAAGGTGATTGCTATTGTATCAATGATCATCTTTGGTACTTACCTGTTATTCAGCGGTACCGGCGGTCCGCAGGCTACTATTCAGAATCTCTGGAACGATGGCGGCTTCTTTCCCAAAGGACTGTTTCATAAAACTGCCAATGGCGGATATGAAGGCTTGTTTGCGGCCCTTGCGCTGATCATGTTCTCTTTCGGCGGGTTGGAGCTCATCGGGATTACTGCTGCGGAAGCAGATCAACCGGAAAAAACAATTCCCAAGGCTACCAACCAGGTGATCTACCGTATTCTTATTTTCTATGTAGGTGCATTAATCATCCTGTTCTCTTTATCGCCCTGGAAAAATATTACTACAGACAGTAGTCCTTTCGTGATGGTATTTGAAAGCCTGAAAGGATTCCAGTTTGTATTCTTCGGTAAAACTGTTTACTTCACCAGTCTGATTGCCAATGTGCTGAACCTGATTGTACTCACGGCAGCGCTCTCCGTTTACAACAGCTGTGTATATAGTAATAGCCGTATGTTATACGGACTGGCAGTACAGGGCAATGCTCCCCGTTTTTTATCAGAGCTGAACAAAAACAAAGTTCCGGTAAAAGCCATCGTCGTTTCCGCTTTGTTTGTGGCTATCTGTATCCTTGTCAACAAGCTGATTCCGAAGAAAGCGCTGGAAGTGTTGATGTCGCTGGTGGTATCCACCCTCATCGTGAACTGGCTTATGATCAGCATTGTACATCTCAAGTTCAAGAAGCATAAAAAAGAAGCCGGTGTCGGCACGAGGTTTCCATCTTTTATCTATCCTGTGTCTAATTATATCTGCCTTATTTTCCTTACAGGTATACTGGTACTGATGTGGATCACGGGTATGAGTTTGCATGTGGAAATGATTCCGGTGTGGCTGCTGTTCTTATACATTTGCCACACCATTGCCAACAGAGTAAAAAGTGCGAAAGCAGTAGAAATTGAATAA
- a CDS encoding glycosyltransferase family 2 protein: MSVKQGYNSKKVREYLDFFQQPDGSRLYIRSGKNGITASSANGKTKEGTTWHNLKTIRRTFDQIVLENMLGKSEDIQLLLEQLKPLIHPHTLIIVTEYNMVWNVAIRLRRWLFREKEEAVSNWLSHSDVKNIFSLEGMEVFRHTRKILLPFNIPLLSAFSNRVLANMPLLNHLCLNHFYFARFLSNELPEKSAQYSTSIVIPARNEAGNIENILNRIPLFGTRQEIIFIEGNSSDNTWEQMLHVQQKYQQRNIITLRQTGKGKGNAVREAFSQASGDILMILDADISVEPEDLPKFYDALAKRRGDFINGCRLVYKMEENAMRGFNFIGNKVFSRLFSWLLHQPIKDTLCGTKVLLRTHYLALEKNRSYFGNFDPFGDFDLLFGAYKLGLKIIDLPVSYKARRYGSTNISRWKHGWILLKMWAFAVVKIKFNP, translated from the coding sequence ATGTCAGTCAAACAGGGATACAACTCAAAAAAAGTCAGAGAATACCTGGATTTCTTTCAGCAGCCAGATGGATCCAGGCTATACATCCGGTCTGGCAAAAACGGGATAACAGCAAGCAGTGCCAATGGGAAAACAAAAGAAGGCACTACCTGGCATAACCTGAAAACTATACGGCGTACTTTCGACCAGATTGTGCTGGAAAATATGCTCGGTAAAAGTGAAGATATTCAGCTACTCCTCGAGCAACTCAAACCCCTGATACATCCCCACACCCTTATCATCGTCACAGAATACAACATGGTATGGAATGTGGCGATCAGGCTACGCAGATGGCTGTTCAGAGAAAAAGAAGAAGCAGTATCTAACTGGCTCTCACACAGCGATGTAAAGAACATATTCAGCCTCGAAGGAATGGAAGTTTTCCGGCACACCCGTAAAATATTGCTTCCTTTTAACATTCCATTGCTCAGTGCTTTTTCCAACAGGGTGCTGGCTAATATGCCGCTGTTGAATCATCTCTGCCTCAATCATTTTTATTTCGCACGTTTTCTTTCCAATGAGCTGCCGGAAAAGTCAGCTCAATACTCTACCAGCATCGTCATCCCTGCGCGGAACGAGGCCGGTAATATTGAAAATATTCTCAATCGGATTCCTTTGTTTGGTACGAGGCAGGAGATCATTTTTATTGAAGGCAATTCGTCCGACAATACCTGGGAACAGATGCTGCATGTGCAGCAAAAATACCAGCAACGCAATATCATCACCTTACGGCAAACCGGCAAAGGGAAAGGGAATGCAGTACGGGAAGCTTTCAGCCAGGCCAGCGGAGATATCCTCATGATCCTGGATGCCGACATTTCCGTTGAACCTGAAGATCTTCCAAAATTCTATGATGCATTAGCAAAACGAAGAGGGGATTTCATCAATGGCTGCCGCCTCGTTTATAAAATGGAAGAAAACGCCATGAGAGGTTTCAATTTCATTGGTAATAAGGTTTTTTCCCGTTTGTTTTCCTGGTTGCTACACCAGCCTATCAAAGATACCCTGTGTGGCACCAAAGTATTGCTCAGAACCCATTACCTCGCATTGGAAAAGAACCGGTCCTACTTCGGAAATTTCGATCCCTTCGGAGATTTCGATCTGCTGTTCGGCGCTTATAAACTCGGGTTAAAGATCATTGATCTTCCCGTTAGTTATAAAGCAAGAAGATATGGCAGTACCAATATCTCCCGCTGGAAACATGGATGGATACTCCTGAAGATGTGGGCTTTTGCTGTGGTGAAAATAAAATTCAATCCATGA
- a CDS encoding serine hydrolase — protein MNRYVLFLAFVFSCFSSYAQAPFDTATTLRNNPGIFSLVVTMDDSTVYSRYFNGKGSTELFNNQSLTKSIEAVLIGIAIDKGFIPSLYTGIANYFPLLKNDPDKRKTTITIADVMNQASGLWHENLAQLDAYLRLEDPSGYVLKQPLLSAPGSELHYNNAASHLLSVILSKATGLSTYDFARRYLLDPLDIRQSSWPKMKDGYYDGSGLMSIHLRTSDINKIGRLLLNEGRYKEQQIVSAKWTQMLLNPPKTYPAPWHLRNTAYGLCYYHKTYRGEKMVYGMGWGGQFLILLPGLHTVISVNQDVNDRTAIQQSDLFMDSILPMIFDWIIYRRNGSAIHPPNVVISDQD, from the coding sequence ATGAACAGGTATGTTTTATTTCTTGCTTTCGTTTTCTCCTGCTTCAGCTCATATGCTCAGGCGCCATTTGATACCGCCACCACGCTGCGTAACAACCCGGGTATTTTCTCCCTTGTAGTGACAATGGACGATAGTACGGTGTATTCCCGCTACTTTAACGGGAAGGGCTCTACGGAGTTATTCAATAACCAGTCGCTGACTAAAAGCATTGAAGCGGTGCTGATCGGCATTGCTATCGATAAAGGTTTTATTCCGTCTCTCTATACAGGGATCGCCAACTATTTTCCTTTATTAAAAAATGATCCTGATAAGCGGAAAACAACTATTACCATTGCCGATGTGATGAACCAGGCGTCAGGACTGTGGCATGAAAATCTCGCACAGCTCGACGCCTACCTCAGGTTAGAGGATCCCTCAGGATATGTGTTGAAGCAGCCTTTGCTCTCCGCGCCCGGCAGTGAGCTGCACTATAACAATGCTGCCTCTCACCTGCTATCGGTGATACTGTCGAAAGCAACGGGTCTGTCGACCTACGACTTTGCGCGTCGCTACCTGCTTGATCCCCTGGATATCCGGCAATCATCCTGGCCCAAAATGAAAGATGGCTATTACGATGGAAGCGGGCTAATGAGCATACACCTGCGTACCTCCGACATAAATAAAATTGGCCGCCTGCTGCTGAATGAAGGCCGCTATAAGGAGCAACAGATCGTATCTGCCAAATGGACGCAGATGTTATTGAATCCTCCTAAAACGTATCCTGCTCCCTGGCACCTTCGCAATACCGCTTATGGTCTTTGCTACTACCATAAAACCTATCGCGGTGAAAAGATGGTTTATGGCATGGGCTGGGGCGGTCAGTTCCTGATCCTGCTGCCCGGCCTTCACACAGTCATATCAGTTAACCAGGATGTAAACGACCGCACCGCCATACAGCAATCTGATTTATTTATGGACAGTATTCTCCCCATGATTTTCGACTGGATCATATACCGGCGTAATGGTAGCGCTATTCATCCTCCAAACGTGGTTATTTCCGATCAGGATTAA
- a CDS encoding RNA polymerase sigma-70 factor — translation MERARHTDQLAVFEKLFHVYHDKLHRYAFTILKDSEAASDIVQLVFKKLWEKRNDVVMEEAIAGYLYKTTYSLCLNDIRNNKIRQQHSRLATIHTTKTDDNARDKVIAGELTRRIQEVLDDLPPQCRAVFIKSRMDGKKYAEIAKDLDISVKTVEAQISKALKIFKARLSDYLVFVLIIIYIRL, via the coding sequence TTGGAAAGGGCCCGGCACACAGACCAACTAGCTGTATTTGAAAAGCTTTTTCATGTTTATCATGATAAGCTGCATCGCTATGCGTTTACTATACTGAAAGATAGTGAAGCGGCCAGTGATATTGTGCAGCTGGTGTTTAAAAAGCTCTGGGAGAAGCGGAACGATGTGGTGATGGAAGAAGCCATTGCAGGGTATCTCTACAAAACCACCTATAGCCTTTGTCTCAATGATATCCGTAATAACAAAATCCGTCAGCAGCATAGCAGGCTGGCTACGATCCATACAACCAAAACAGACGATAACGCAAGAGATAAAGTAATAGCCGGAGAGCTTACCCGTCGCATTCAGGAGGTGCTCGACGACCTGCCACCGCAATGCCGGGCTGTTTTTATCAAGAGCAGGATGGATGGAAAAAAATACGCCGAGATAGCAAAAGACCTGGATATTTCCGTTAAAACGGTGGAAGCACAGATCAGTAAAGCGCTGAAGATCTTCAAAGCCAGGCTGAGCGACTATCTTGTATTTGTTTTGATAATAATATATATACGATTATAA
- a CDS encoding SDR family oxidoreductase: MKRFNNKVVLITGGTNGMGFATATQFVNEGAKVIITGRSQATVNKAVEALGENAVGIVSDAGKMADVFLLQEQVKKHADHVDVLFANAGYGKFAPLEMADEQHFDELFNMLVKGTFFTVQQILPLMPEGGSVVLNTSFVTAFGIQQFSVYTAAKAAVQSFIKTFSMECTARGIRVNGISPGYISTNIFNNTGLTPEQINGTVAGVVPTLPFKRFGEPAEIAATVLFLASAEASYIHGAEILVDGGLSNAK, translated from the coding sequence ATGAAACGGTTTAACAACAAAGTGGTGCTGATTACAGGAGGTACCAATGGAATGGGATTCGCAACGGCAACACAGTTTGTCAATGAAGGAGCGAAAGTAATTATTACGGGAAGAAGTCAGGCTACGGTAAATAAAGCTGTGGAAGCCCTCGGAGAGAATGCTGTGGGTATTGTATCCGACGCTGGAAAAATGGCGGACGTGTTTTTATTGCAGGAGCAGGTAAAAAAGCATGCCGATCATGTGGACGTGCTGTTTGCCAATGCCGGTTATGGAAAGTTTGCACCGCTGGAAATGGCGGATGAACAGCACTTCGATGAGTTGTTTAATATGTTGGTAAAGGGTACATTTTTTACTGTGCAGCAAATACTGCCACTGATGCCGGAAGGAGGTTCCGTTGTCCTGAATACTTCTTTTGTGACGGCTTTCGGTATTCAGCAATTCTCCGTGTATACGGCGGCGAAGGCAGCTGTACAATCATTTATCAAAACGTTTTCGATGGAATGTACCGCCAGAGGGATCCGTGTAAACGGTATCAGCCCCGGATATATCAGTACCAATATTTTCAATAATACCGGACTGACACCTGAACAGATCAACGGAACGGTAGCCGGCGTGGTACCCACCCTGCCGTTCAAACGCTTTGGAGAACCAGCTGAAATAGCCGCCACCGTGCTTTTCCTTGCATCTGCGGAAGCTTCTTATATCCATGGCGCCGAGATCCTTGTGGACGGCGGATTGTCGAATGCAAAATAA
- a CDS encoding DUF2158 domain-containing protein: MAETFNPGDLVILKSGGPVMTVLSVNNTDNGTIVSYWFNSSTSKFEQVELPQVLLTKNIPKRKDGSFLAYSGGY, from the coding sequence ATGGCAGAAACTTTTAACCCGGGCGATTTAGTGATATTAAAAAGCGGCGGCCCTGTAATGACAGTATTGTCTGTCAATAATACTGATAACGGAACCATCGTGTCTTACTGGTTTAACTCATCCACTTCCAAATTTGAACAGGTAGAACTGCCCCAGGTACTATTGACAAAAAACATCCCCAAAAGGAAAGACGGATCATTTTTGGCGTACAGCGGAGGATACTAG